TTCGGCGAGGCGTGAGGCAATCTGCTGCGGTTGAAACTCGCACGCTTCAAAGGGGCGATGTCTTCTCGTCTTGTGCTGAGCATCGCTGGCGGCCTTTGCCTCGCGCTGTCCTTTCCAAGGGCCGGAATCGCTGGCTTGGCTTGGGTCGCGCCCGGCTTGATCCTGGCGGCGGCCTTTGGATGCACTGGTGGAGAGTCGTTCCGGATTGGTTACTTTGCGGGGCTTGCCCATTATCTTACCTCTCTCTACTGGCTGTTGTTTATTCCGTTTCCGGCCGGGGCAGTGGCCGGCTGGCTGGCCCTAAGCGCGTACCTCGCGCTATATCCCGCAACATGGACCTGGCTATGCTGCCGTCTGTGCCCAGGAATGATCCGATCTATCGCCTCCATCGCGAGCCATCCTGAGCGGCCTGCGGACGTACAGCAATGGTGTGTGCGATTTATCGCAACTTCCTTCTTCCAACGCGCCTTTTGGACGCTGGCCTGCGCCACTATTTGGGTTGCCTTGGAGATGGTCGTTGCGCGGTTGTTGACCGGTTTTCCATGGAATCTTCTGGGAATCTCCCAATTCCGAATGTTGCCGGTGACGCAAATTGCGTCCCTCACCGGTGTCTATGGTGTGTCTTTCTTGATGGTTTGGTTTTCGGTGGCGCTGGTTTGCGCGGCGCTCGCGTGGTTCACTCGCCCCGCTTCCGCACGGCTTTGGCTGGGCGATCTTCTGTTGCCAATTTCGGGCATAACTGTGGCCTGCTGGTTTGGGATGAACCAAATCACACGGTCGCCCGTTCACCATGAAAAGGTCAGGGTGGCCCTGGTGCAGCCGAGCATCCCGCAAACGCTCATCTGGGATCCGAAGGAAAACACCAATCGTTTCCACCAGCTCCTTCAGCTCACAGAACAGGCGCTTCAAGAGAAACCCTCCATCCTGGTGTGGCCTGAAGCCGCGGTGCCGAACATTCTGCGCTACGAACCCGACACCTATGAAGCGATCCGAAAGTTGGCCGTCGAACATCGCGTCTGGATGATTGTAGGGGCGGACGACGCCGTGCCGAGAGCAAAGTCAGGCACCGGACAGGATTTCGACCGCTACAACAGCAGCTTCCTCATTAGCCCCCAGGGCGAGATCGTCGCCACCTATCGCAAGCGCCGGCTCGTCATCTTCGGCGAATACGTGCCGCTCGTTCGTTGGCTCCCGTTTTTGAAGTTTTTCACCCCCATCGGCCAGGGCTTTGCCTCGGGGAACGAAGCGGCGCCGTTTTCGTTGCCGGATTTGAAAGTCAAAACGGCAACGCTCATTTGTTTCGAGGACACCTTCCCGCATTCGGTGCGCGAGTATGTGGAGGCCGATACCGATTTCCTTCTGAACCTGACCAATGACGGCTGGTTCGGCGAAAGCGCCGCGCAATGGCAACACGCCGCGAATGCCGCCTTGCGCGCCGTGGAGAACGGACTGCCGTTGGTCCGGTGCGCGAACAACGGCTTGACGTGCTGGGTCGATGCGCGCGGCCAAATGCACGAGGTATTCTTCCGGGACTCGAACGACATTTATGGCGCCGGCTATAAAATCGTCGAGATCCCTATTCTCAACGAAGCCGAGAAACGCACACCGACCTTTTACAGCCGGCACGGCGATTGGTTTGGATGGGGCTGTGTTGGGATTGCAAGCGGGTTGCTGGCGGCGTCGATTCTGGCTCGGCGGTTTAAGCTGTGAGGCGTGAAACGTAAAACGTGAAACGTGATCTCCAAGTTACGTTTTTCGCGCGCAAATTTTCGCTATGAAACCGCCGAAACTTCCGTAAATTCACCGGGCTATGTTTGAAGCGATCAAAGAGCAGTTGGCGACGATGTCCGAGAAACTGGCCCATCTCCGGAGGTTTCTTTGACGTTCCCGCAGTGCAGAAGCGTCTCGGCGAACTGGACGCGCTCATGGCTTCCGAAACTTTTTGGAACAATCGCGAGCAAGCTCAGAAACTGATCGACGAGGCCGCCTCCCACCGCAAGAAGACCGATCCGCTCCTTCAAGCAGAGAAACATCTGGAGGATTTCCGCATCATGGCGGAACTCGCGGAGGGCGAACCCGAAGCCGAGCAAATCAAGCATCAGAAAGAACTCGAACGCGACCTGGCTAAATTCGCCAAGGACCTCGAAGCGCTCGAACTCAAGGTGTTTCTCAGCGGACCGCATGACCGCAACAATTGCATCCTGAGCATCAACGCCGGCGCCGGTGGCACCGAGGCGTGCGATTGGGCGAACATGCTTCTGCGCATGTACCAGCGCTGGGGCGAACGCCGCGGCTGGGAGTTGGAAGTCACGGACGCGTTGGCCGGTGATGTCGCCGGCATCAAGAACGCCACCATTCTGATTCAAGGCGAGAACGCCTACGGTTTCTGCAAGGCCGAGCGCGGCGTGCACCGGCTCGTCCGCCTTTCGCCGTTCGATGCCAACAAGCGCCGACACACCAGTTTTGCCAGCGTCGATGTTATCGCGGAAATCGAGGAAACGTCCGACGACATCGCGATTCCTCCAAGCGAACTGCAGATCGACACTTATCGTTCCGGGGGCAAGGGCGGCCAAAACGTGAACAAGGTCGAGACCGCCGTCCGCATCACGCACCTTCCGACCGGCATTGTGGTCGCTTCCCAAAGCCAGCGCTCGCAGCATCAGAATCGCGCCACGGCCATGAAGCTGTTGCTCTCGAGGATCTATGCGCAGCGGCTCGACGCGCAGAAGGCCGAGATGGAACGGTTTTACGGCGAGAAAGGCAGCGTCTCCTGGGGCAACCAGATTCGGAGCTACGTGTTTCAGCCGTATCGAATGGTCAAAGATCTCCGCACCGGAATTCAGACCAGCAACGTCCAAGCCGTGATGGATGGCGACCTCGACGATTTCGTCAACGGCTGGCTCCGCGCCGGCTGCCCGACCAAACGCATGGTGGGCGTCAAGGACGAGGAGGAGAATGACTAATCTCAAATTCCCGAATGACGAAAGAATCTCGAAATCCAAGGCCCTGATCTTTCGCGTGCCTGGAGTCATTCGGCTTTAGGCATTCTTTCGTCATGAGGCCTTCGTCATTCGTCATTTCTGCGTGAGCATCCTGGACACGATTGTTGAAGAGAAGAAGCGCGAGGTGGAAAAGCTTGGCTCCTTGCGCGCCTCCTCCGCCGACCTCGCGCAGGCGCTCCTGGCGCGCGGGGACGATCGCGATTTCATCTATGCCTTGCGGCATCCGCGCAAGGGCAGGGTCGCGCTCATCGCCGAGGTGAAGAAAGCGTCGCCGTCGGCGGGGGTGATTTGCCCGGACTTCGACCCGGTCCGCATCGCCAAAGAGTACGAAGCAGCGGGAGCGAGTTGCCTGTCGGTTCTGACCGACGAAAAATTTTTCCAGAGTTCGCTGCGGTATTTGAAAGAGATTCGGGAAGCGGTTCGGCTGCCGTTGTTG
The window above is part of the Verrucomicrobiota bacterium genome. Proteins encoded here:
- the lnt gene encoding apolipoprotein N-acyltransferase is translated as MSSRLVLSIAGGLCLALSFPRAGIAGLAWVAPGLILAAAFGCTGGESFRIGYFAGLAHYLTSLYWLLFIPFPAGAVAGWLALSAYLALYPATWTWLCCRLCPGMIRSIASIASHPERPADVQQWCVRFIATSFFQRAFWTLACATIWVALEMVVARLLTGFPWNLLGISQFRMLPVTQIASLTGVYGVSFLMVWFSVALVCAALAWFTRPASARLWLGDLLLPISGITVACWFGMNQITRSPVHHEKVRVALVQPSIPQTLIWDPKENTNRFHQLLQLTEQALQEKPSILVWPEAAVPNILRYEPDTYEAIRKLAVEHRVWMIVGADDAVPRAKSGTGQDFDRYNSSFLISPQGEIVATYRKRRLVIFGEYVPLVRWLPFLKFFTPIGQGFASGNEAAPFSLPDLKVKTATLICFEDTFPHSVREYVEADTDFLLNLTNDGWFGESAAQWQHAANAALRAVENGLPLVRCANNGLTCWVDARGQMHEVFFRDSNDIYGAGYKIVEIPILNEAEKRTPTFYSRHGDWFGWGCVGIASGLLAASILARRFKL
- a CDS encoding peptide chain release factor 2, translating into MKRSKSSWRRCPRNWPISGGFFDVPAVQKRLGELDALMASETFWNNREQAQKLIDEAASHRKKTDPLLQAEKHLEDFRIMAELAEGEPEAEQIKHQKELERDLAKFAKDLEALELKVFLSGPHDRNNCILSINAGAGGTEACDWANMLLRMYQRWGERRGWELEVTDALAGDVAGIKNATILIQGENAYGFCKAERGVHRLVRLSPFDANKRRHTSFASVDVIAEIEETSDDIAIPPSELQIDTYRSGGKGGQNVNKVETAVRITHLPTGIVVASQSQRSQHQNRATAMKLLLSRIYAQRLDAQKAEMERFYGEKGSVSWGNQIRSYVFQPYRMVKDLRTGIQTSNVQAVMDGDLDDFVNGWLRAGCPTKRMVGVKDEEEND